CCCTAAACCCGGGGAGGCTCTCCCTGGAGGAGGCCTTCCGCCTCGCCTTTCCCACCTGGCGGGGGCGGCCCAAGGTGCACCTGGCAAGCCAGGACCCCAACAAGCGCCCCGGGGCCCACGCCTTCCGGGTGGCGGAGCCCGACTGGGAGCGCCTGCTTGCCGCCTTGCCCGCCCCGGCCGACGTGATGGTGGAGGCCAAGGGCAAGGAGAGGGGCCTGGGGCCTCGAGGGGAGGCCTTCCTCTTGGCTTCCCTCTGACCTCCCCCTAGCCTGAGGCCGGAGGCGAAGGGATGTCCTCAAAGGCGCTCTGGCGGCGGGGGCCCTGGCCCTTTTCCCTGGGGGCTCCGCAGAGCCCGCGCGCTACCGCTTGGAGGACCACGCCATCGCCCGCCCGGTGCGGGCCTACGAGGAGATGGTGATCCCGAGGGCCGCCCCACGGAGATTTTGGACTGGGGGCGTGTGCCTCCCAAAGCCCCGGGCTGGTATCGTGGGAAGAGGACCTTTTTCCGCCCGGAGGTGGACGGTGTGGCGGTCTTTGCGGGTTGACCTGAAGGCGAGGAAGGCTTACTGGCAGGAGGTTCCGCCCGAGGAGGTGGCCCTTGGCGGGCGCTACCGCACGGGGCAGCTCCTTTTGGAGCGGGAGGCCTACCGCGTTGACCCCCTCTCCCCGGAAAACCCCCTGGTCTTCGCCGTGGGGCCCTTGGCGGGGACGGGGTTTTCCAACGCCAACCGCACCAGCGTGGGCACCCGTAGCCCCCTCACCCTCGGCATCAAGGAGGCGAACGGCGGGGGCACCTTCGGCTACGCCCTGGGCCAGCTGAAGCTCGCCCACCTGGTGCTGGAGGGGGAAAGCCCCGAGTGGGTGGTCCTCCGCCTCACCCGGTCCGGGGAGGTCCACTTTGACCCCGCCCAGGACCTCCTGGGCCTCGGGAACTTCCAGGCGGCCAAGCGGCTTTTCGCCGCCTACGGGCAGCGGATCGCCTTCGCCCTCCTAGGCCCTGTGGGGGAGTACCTGGGCCTCCTTTCCGGCATCGCCTTCTCCGACATAGACGGCCGGCCCTCCCGCCTCGCCGCCCGGGGAGGCGTGGGGGCGGTGATGGGGCGGAAGCGGGTGAAGGCCATCGTGGTGGAGGTGCCGGGGAAGGCCGAGGTTGTGGACAAGCCCAAGGTGGCCGAGGCCATCCGCCGCTACGCCAGGCTCCTAAGGGAAGACCCCCTGGTCATGCAGTTTTACAACGCCATCGGCACCATGGGCATGGCCGACTTCCAGAACGCCTTCGGGGGGCTTCCCGTGCGCAACTTCCGCGAAGGGCGCCTGGCCCCCCCGGAGGAGTTCCGCATGGGGGGGCAGTACATCGCCCCCCTCAACAAGGCCCGGGGCGGCAAGCACACCCACGCCTGCATGCCGGGATGCGTCATCCAGTGCTCCAACGTCATCGTGGACGAGAAGGGCGAGGAGGTGGTCTCCCCCCTGGAGTACGAGACCATCGGGCTTCTCGGCACCAACTGCGGCCTAAACGACCCCGATGCCCTCGCCCGGCTGAACCGCCTGGCCAACGACCTGGGCATAGACACCATTGAGACCGGGGCCACCTTGGCCCTCCTCATGGAGAAGGGCCTCGCCCCCTGGGGGGACTACGCCTTCATGGAGGGGAAGCTCAAGGCCCTCTACACCCCTTCCGAGGAGGCCCGCTTCCTTGCCCAGGGCACGGCCCGGGTGGGGGAGGCCCTGGGGCTTAAGCGGGTCCCCGTGATCAAGCGCCAGGCCATCTCCGCCTACGACCCCCGGGTGGTGGAGGCCACGGGGATCACCATGATGGTCACCGCCCAGGGGGCGGACCACACGGCGGGAAACGCCCCCCGTTTGGAGACCCGGGCCATGAAGCCGGAGGAGATCCTGGAGGCGAGCTACACCGCCCAGGTGAACGCCGCAGCCAACGACAGCCTAGGCCTTTGCGTCTTCGGGGGGAGCGTGACCAACAAGGAGGTGGCCTTCGTGGTGGAGAGCGTGAACGCCGCTTTGGGCACCGCCTTTACCCCCGCCTTCTGGCGGGAGCTCGGGGAAGGGGTCTTGCGCCTGGAGCACCGCTTCAACCACCTGGCGGGCTTCACCCACGAGGACGACCGCTTGCCCGCCTTCTTCTACGAGGAGCCCGTGCCCCCCAAGGGCCACACCGCCCGCTTCCGCCCCGAGGACCTAGGGCCCCTCTACGAGCGGCTCCACCGGGAGGCGTAACCTTAACCCAAAAATAGTGGCCGCTATGCTTTCCCGTGTCATAGCGGCCTTTTGCATTCCTTCGTGTGCTACTTGATCTGGACCCTCGGGGTGTGAAAAAAGAGGGGGTGCTATGCAGCAAAATCGTGAGCACCCCCTTTACTATCTTGACGCAGAAACCCTTCTCGTGGCTATCTACGTCTGGGTAGATGACGAACTGAAAGCCCTGCAGGCCCAAGGATTCAAGCTCCCCCCAAAGCAAAAGCACCAGAAAGCTACCCTGGCCGAGCTCTTGACCCTCGCCATCTGCAAGATACGGCCTTCGGCCGTGACCCTCCTGTTGCAAGGCCAGGACCTCGCCAAAGGCTACCTGGCCGCCAAGACCACCCTCAAGGCCTACTTCCCCTCCCTCCCCCACCTCTCCCGCTTCTACCGGGTCCTTCAGAAGGCTCAGGAGTTGTTGGCTCACCTGGCCATAAGGCTCTCCGGAGGGCAAGGTCTTCTGCAGGTGGTGGACCCCAAGCTACGGGCCTCGCCCGTGACCAAACCCATCCCCCTGGCCCACGGCCACCGGATTCACGGCTTGGACCTCCCTGAGGCCGCTGTGGGGGTGGGCCCCCAGACTTGACCGATATGCGGCCTTAGGGTAAAGAGGAGGCATGACCCTACGCGAGGCCTTGTCCCAAGTCCCCGACCCCAGGGCCCGCAACCGGCGGTATCCCTTGTGGGGCTTGTTGGCCCTCATCTTGGTGGCCTTTCTCGCCCGCGTGGACTCCCTGCGCGGCGTGGAACGTTTCGCCCGGGCCAACCCTCACCTCTTGCCCCACCTGGGCCTGCGCAACCCCCCGGGCCACACCATCCTCACCCTCCTCCTTCACCGTCTGGACCCAAAGAAGCTCCAGGAGGCCCTCCTCCAGGTCTTCCCCGAGGTGGACCTGGGAGGGGTCCTGGTGGTGGACGGGAAGCACCTCCGGGGAAGCGGCAAGGGGAAGAGCCCCCAGGTCAGGCTCGTGGAGGTCCTGGCCCTGCACCTCAAGACCACCCTGGCCCAGGCCCGGGTGGAGGGGAGGGAGGACCAAGCACTTTTGGAGCTCCTGGACCGCCTGGGGGCGGAGGGGCTCAAAGGGAAGGTAGTGGTGGGGGACGCGGGGTACCTGTACCCGGAGGTGGCGGGGAAGGTGGTGGAAAAAGGGGGGCATACCTCTTCGTTCTGAAGGCCAACCAGGGGGAACTGCTGGAGTGGGCTCTGGAGGTATTCAAGGGGATGGAGGAAAGGCGGCTTCCCGGGGAGACGGAGTCAGCTTGGGAGGTGGTGCGGGACGGGGAGGTGTGGACCTACCGGGTCTGGGCTTCCCCTTATCTGCCGGATGCGCTCTTGGCCTTTCCCGGGTGCCGACAGGTGGTGCGGGTGGAGCGGGAGGTGGTGCACAAGGGGACGGGGGAGGTGCGGCGGACAGTGAGCTACGCCCTCACCAGCTTGGGAGCCGAGGAGGCGGACGCGAGGCGGCTTGGGGAGCTTCTCCTTTCCCGGTGGGAGGTGGAGAACCGGTCCTTTTGGGTACGGGACGTCCTCCTACATGGTCAGCGAAGCTACCTTGAGGACGCCTGCCAGGTGCGGGGCGTGGGGGCGCAAGTCTTGGCGGTCCTCCGGGCCTTTCTGGTGTCCCTGCTGTACCGCAGGGGGGTGCGGAAGAAGAAGGCGGCCCTGGAGACCTTCTCCTTCCATCCCCTCTCCGCCCTCAGGTTCCTGGGGCTCTATGCGGTATAACGGTCAAGTCTGCCGTAGCTCCGCTGACGCTCGTTCACAACCTCATACGTAGCCGGGTGCTTCTCAGGATGGCCGGGGTGGAGCTATGAGGTAGCACACGAAGGCATCTGAACCCGGCTTCGCGGGAAGGGCCGGAGCCTTCCTCGGCCTACTGCCTGGGGTCCGGGCGGTCCCTGAGCCTGTCCCCGAGGGAGATGGCCAGGGGGAGGGCGGGGTCTGGCGCTGGGGGGGGTTTCACACGGTTTTCACACGGGCATGTTTATTATGCTCACGGCATGAGGCGGAAGCGTGTTCTTGGTTTAGCGGTCTTGCTCCTGGCCTCCTTGGCCCTGGCCCAGGCCCTCACCCTGGACCTGAGGGCCTACTTGGTCAAGGTGGCGGAGGGCAAGGAGGTTTACGAGGAGAACCCCCTGGCGGTGAAGCCGGGGGACGTGCTGGAGTGGCGCCTGGTGGCGGAAAACCGCGCCCAGGGCGACCTCCGCCAGGTGGCCCTCGTCATCCCCATCCCCAAGGAGACCTACTACCTGGAGGGGAGCGCCAAGCCCCTGCAGGTGGGAGGGACGGCCGTGCCGCCCGAGTTCAGCTTTGACGGGGGGAAGACCTTCGGCAAGCCCCCCCTCAAGAAGCGGATCCGGGTGGTGGAAAACGGAAAGGAGGTGGAGAAGGAGGTTGAGGTCAAGCCCGAGGAGTACACCCACGCGCGCTGGCTCATCCCCCTTCTTCCCAAGGGGACCAAGGTTATGGTGAGCCTCAGGACCATCGTGAGGTAAGAGGAGGTTAGAGCATGAAAAGAGCAGGTCTTATCGGTCTTCTGGTAGCCCTGGTTCTGGGGCTGGCCTACGCCATGACCCCGGCGGGCACGGCCATCCAGAACCAGGCCTCGGCGAGCTACATTGACTCGGCGAACCAGCTCCGCACCACCACGTCCAACCTGGTGACCACCATCGTCCAGCAGGTCTACGCCTTCACCATCACGCCAGACGGCACCGAGGCTTCCCCGGGCCAGACCAAAAACGCCCTTCCCGGGGGGCAGGTGGTCTTCAACTACGTGGTGACCAACAACGGCAACGGCACCGACACCATCAACCTCTCCACCGCCCAGGGCACCGCGGACGACTTTAACCTTTTAAGCCCCACCATCTACCGGGACACCAACTGCAACGGCACCCTGGACGCCGGGGAGACCACGCCCATCACGAGTCTCACCCTGGGCATGGGCGAAAGCGCCTGCGTCCTGGTGGTGGCCACGATTCCCGCGAGCGCCACGAGCGGGCAGTACGGGAACCTGAACCTCGTGGGCACCGACGCCGCCCCTAGCCCCATCACCGACAACAACAACTGGGCCCGGGCCGTGGCCACGACCCTGGCCGCCCTCACCGCCAGCAAGGCGGCAAGCCCCGCGGGCAGCGCAAGCCCCGGAGGCACCATCACCTACACCATCAGCGGCCAGAACGTGGGCGGAAGCCCGGCCTACGGCATCCCGGTGACGGTGGACGGCACGTCCAAGACGGGCATCCTCATCGCCGACACCATCCCCACGGGCCTCATTGTGAACACCATGCCCACGGGCTCGGCGGGCGCGGGCACGGTGAGCATCATCTACGACAGCGGCGCAGGCTGGCAGACCCTCACCGCTTCGGCCCTCCCCCTCACCGGAAACGGCACGGTGAAGATCGGCATGCTCATTGAGGGCACGGGGGCCTTCTTCCCCGTGGGGGCCGGGTACACCTTCAGCTTCACCGCCACGGTGCCCCCCGCGGCCAGCGCCGGGACGAGCTACGCCAACTACGCCACCGTCCAGTTTGACGCCAACGGCGACGGGGACGCCAACGACCCCGGCGAGACCGTCTCCACCAACACCACCACCAACACCGTGGGGGCGAGCCACAACGTGGCCGTGGGGCCCTACGGGTACCCCGAGGCAGGGGCTTCCGGCTCCTACAGCGTGGGCGGCTACACCGTGGCCCGTAGCGGCGACACCCAGACCATCGCCAGCGCCTACTCCGGCACCACGGTGGTCTTCCGCCACACCCTGAAGAACACCGGGAACGCCGCGGACAGCTTCACCCTGAGCTTCTCCGGGGCGCCTTCGGGCTGGGCCTGCCAGCTGGTGGCGGACGACCTCACCACCCCCATCTCCGGCCCCGTGGGCCCCATCCCCGCGGGCGGCACCTACGACTTCGCCCTGAAGTGCGCCATCCCGGGAAGCTACACCAGCACGAGCCCCGTGAACCTCACCGTCACCGCCACCAGCGCGAACGACCCGAGCAAGCAGGACACCACCACGGACACGGTGAGCCAGGTGCTCCTGGGGTACGCGGTGGACCTGGCGCAACAGGGCTTCGCTGGGGACGGCGACCCCACCAACGACAACCCACCCGCCCAGAGCGCCAACCCCGGCCAGACGGTCTACTTCCCCGTTGAGGTCTACAACGCCGGGAACAACGCCGACAACTACACCCTCACCGCCAGCGTGCCCACGGGCTGGAGCGCGGTCTTCTACCCGGACACGGACTGCAACGGCACGCCCGACGGCGCTCCCGTGACCAACACGGGCGTGATCAACCCCAACCAGAAGCGCTGCTTCGTGGCGGCGGTGAGCGTGCCTAGCGGGACTGCTCCCGGGGCTAACCCCGTGTCCTTCACCGCCACCAGCACCACGGTGGGCACGGTCTCCGACACCATCAGCTCCACGGTCAACGTGAACCTCCTGGCCCAGGTCCAGCTGGACCCCGACCGCTCCGGCACCGTGACGAGCCCGGGCACCATCACCTACACCCACACCCTCCTCAACAACTCCAACGCCCCGGCCTACTGCGACATCTCCGGGGACGGCGGGAGCCACGGCTGGACCTACCAGTACTCCATGGACGGCACCAGCTGGTACGGCGCCCTGGCCGACGTTTATGCAGCGCCCAACGGCGGCACCCAGACCATCTACGTCCGCGTCCTGGTGCCCGCCGGGGAGCCCGTGGGCCGGGTGGACGTGAACACGGTGACCGCCCAGTGCGACGTGACCACGGGGACCCCCGACAACAGCTACGAGGCCACGGACACCGCCACGGAGACCACCACCATCGTGGGCGGGGAGCTCAGGCTCCAGAAGTCCGTGGACAAGGCCACGGCCTACCCCGGGGAGACCCTCACCTACACCATCGTCGCCGAGAACATCGGCACCGGGGACCTCAAGAAGGTGATCGTCGCCGACCCCATCCCCGCCTACACCACCTTCGTGAGCGTCTCTGCCACGGCCACGGGCTTCAGCGGCACCTACACCGTCCTCTACTCCACGGACGGCGTCACCTGGAGCACGAGCGCCCCCACCTCCGTGCCCACGGGCGGCTCGGTCTACGTGGGCGTGGACACGAACGGGGACGGCAACATCACCGACGCCGACCTCATGCCCCCGGCCGCCAGCATCACCATCACCCTCCAGGTGCAGGTGCAGGGCGCTTTTTGACGAGGTTTTCACAGGGAAGGTGAAGAATGAAGACGGGAGGAGGGGTAAGGATGAGGACGCGAAGGGAAAGGAGAGGCATCTGGGGAATGACCTTCGCCCTTCCCCTCCTCCTTTCCTTCGCCCTCGCCCTCACCCCCGCGGGCACGGTGATCCGCAACCAGGCGGCGGCGGAGGCCTCGGGGGAGCGCTACCTCTCCAACGTGGCGGAAACCCGGGTCCAGGCGGTCTGCCGCCCCCTCCTCTCTCCCGACGGGACCCCGGAGGCCCCGGGCCTGAGGGCGAGCGCCGCCCCGGGGGGCTGGGTCTACCTCCCCTACCGCCTTAAGAACGGGGGAAACGCCCCCTACACCTTCGCCCTGGGGCACGCCGTCCACGGAACCTCCTCCTGGACCCCCGAGGCGGTGCGCTTCCACCTGGACCTAAACGGCAACGCCCTCCCCGACCCCGGGGAGCCCGAGGTGGCCGAGGTGGCCCTGGATATGGGGGAAGAGGTGGCCCTGGTCCTGGCCCTGAAGGTGCCCGCCACCGCCTCGGGAAGCCTCTTCATCAGCCCCGTGGCCACCTGCTCCGGGGGGGAGGAGGACGGGGAGAACTACGCCCGGGTGGAGGCCTCCTCCATCCCCCAACCCAGCCTTTTCCTCACCAAGGCCGTAAGCCCCGCCGCCCTCCTCCCCGGGGAGCGGGCCACCTTCACCCTCACCCTGAGGAACTTGGGAACCGGGGAGGCCGGGGGGCCCATCCTCCTCACCGACCTCTTCGCGGGGCTGGAGGGCTTCCGCTACGTGCCGGGAAGCGCCCGGGCCCCCAAGGGGACTCTGGAGTTCTTTGACGGCACCTCCTGGCGCCCCGAGGAGCCCCCTTCCCCCCTCGGGGTCCGGCTCCGGCTGGAGAGGCTCCTCCCCGGGGAGGAGGCCACCCTCTCCTTCGGGGTGGAGGCCCTTCCCACCGCCTCCCCGGGGCCCCGGGAGAACCGGGCCCTGGCGGAAGGCCCCGGGGGGCCGGCGGAAGGGGTGGCGGTGGTGGAGGTGCTTCCCCTCTACCTCCACCACCTGGGCCCCGGGGGAAACCCCAAGGCCCTGCCAGGGGGGGAGGGGAGCGGGGACGACCTGCAGGAGGCCCGGGGGCTTGCGGGCCAGCCCTACTGCTTCCGCCACACCCTCCTCAACGAGGGCACCGCCCAGGACCGCTACCGCATCCGGGTGGAGGGCGCCCCGGTGCGCCTCCTCACCCTCCAGGGGACACCCCTCCCCGAGCCCATCCCCCTGGGCCCGGGGGAGAGCCTGGACTTCCTGGCCTGCTTTGACCCCAGGGAGGCGGGGGTCCTCGAGGCCACCCTGGTGGCGGTCTCCCTGGCGGGGGGCGGGGAGAACCGCACCAGAGACCGCCTGGAGGTCCTTCCCCAAGGCGCCCTTTCCCTCCGCAAAGAGGCGGACCCCGCCCCGGGGACCACCCTGAAGGCGGGGGACCTCCTCACCTACACCCTGGTGGTGGAAAACCGCTTCGCCCCTCTCAAGGCCCGGGTGGAGGACCGCTTGCCTTCCTGGGTGGAGTTCCTCGAGGCCAGCGGGGGAAGCTACGACCCGGAACGCCACGCCGTGGTCTTCCTTCTGGACCCCCTGCCCCTGGGGGAGACCCGCCTGTGGGTGCGGGTGCGGGTGAAGGCGGACACCCCGGACGACACCCTCCTCCAGAACCGCTTCACCCTCACCTCCGAGGCCACCCCTAACCCCCTGGTGTCCAACGAGGTGTCCCACCCCGTGCTCTCCGTGAACCTGGCCCTGGAAAAGCGGGTGCGCCCCGAGGAGGCCGCCCCGGGGGACGTCCTCACCTACACCCTAAGGGTCACCAACCCCGCTTCCACCCCCCTGGAGGTGCGCCTAAAGGACACCCCCGACCCCCACCTGGCCTACCTGGAGGGAAGCGCCCGGGGAGGGCGGTGCGGGGGAAGCCTGGGCCCCCTGGAGCCCGTGAGGGAAGGGGCCTCCCTGCGCTGGACCCTCACCCTGGGCCCCAAGGAGAGCTTCTGCCTGGAGTACCGCATGCGGGTCCTCCCCGGGGCCCCCGCCACCTTGCTCAACGTGGCCGAGGCCCAGGGCCTGAGCACCCAAGGGGCGGCCACCGCCCAGGTCCAGGCCCGGGCCCAGGTGCGGGCGCGGCTTGGAACCCTGGGCCTGGAGCGGGGGGTGTTGCTGGGGCGGGTCTACCTGGACGTGAACGAGAACGGGCGCTACGAGCCCGGAACCGATATCCCCGTGCCCGGGGCCCGGGTGGTCCTGGCCAACGGCTGGCAGGCCCTCACGGACCGGGAGGGCCGCTACGCCTTCCGGGACCTGGACCCCGGGGTGTGGCAGGTGATGCTGGACCCCGCCTCCGCCCCCTTCCCGCCCCTCCCCCACCCCGAGGCCCTGGGGGAGGGGTACCGCCACGGGGTGCGGGTGCAGGGGCTTAGCGTCTCGGACTTCCCCCTTAAGGCCCCCAAGGGGTTCGTGGAGGCCTACCGGGAGACCACCCTGCGCTTTGGACCCCTCACCCTGGAAAAGCGCCTCCTTCCCGTGGAAGGGGGCTTCCGGGTGGTCCTCATCCTCCGCTCCCAGGAGCCCCTGGAGGAGCTCACCGTGCGCGACCCCCTGCCCGACGGCACGGAGAAGACCTTCACCTTCGCCCGCTTCGGCGGGGAGGAGGTCCTGCTTTACGAGTACACCCTGGACAGGCCCTTCATGTCCGACCCCGAGGTGCGCTGGAGGTACCCATGAAGCGGACTTTGGCCCTCTTTCTCCTCCTCCTCTCCGCCCTGGCCCAGCCCGTGGTCCGGGAACTCAAGGCCACGGTGGTGGGGGACGGGGTGGGCTGGGAAACCCACACCCTGGAGATCTGGCTCGCGATCCCGGAGAAGGGAAGGGCTCGGCTGGACCTCTTCTCCCCGGGGTTTGACCCCACGGACTACCGGAGCGCCCTTCTCGGGAAACCGGAGCTAGGGGACGAGCGCTACGACGGTGGGAAGGGGGAGCTTAAGGCCACCTTCCGCCTCTACAAGGACGGGAAGCTCCTCCGGGAGATGGCCTTCGGGGTGGAGCCCCACCGCTGGGCCGGCTTCTTTGAGGGGGAGGTGGAGGCGGGGGTCTACCTCTTCCAGAGCGAGTTTCTCGGAAACGGCAAAAACGCCTTCGTCCTCCGCGTGGAGGCCCCGAACTTCGGGTTCTTCCTAGACCCTAGGCCCCAGCTCATCCTTGACGTCTCCACCCAGACCACCACCCTGCGCCTTCTTCCGGACGAGCGGGGCTGGGTCTGGGTGGAGCCCTTTAGCGTCTACTCCGAAGGCCCCCTGGAGGTGGCCTTCTACGACGAAGACGGCCCCGAGGAGCTTCGCGCCCGGGTGCGCTACGGGGACGGCTCCGTGGAAGAGCGCCCCGTTTCCGGGGACCGAGAGTGGATCGCCTACACCAAGCGACCGGGCCTCGCCATCTTCGGCTTCACCCAACCCCCCACGGCCAGGCAGTACTCCAACACCGTGGCCTTCCGGGTGGGGGCCTGCACCTCCTTGGAGAACGGGGTGCTGAAGGCCGTCCCCTCAGGGGAGGCCCGGGCGCGGGTGGTGGACGAGGAGGGCAGGCCTCTCTCCGTCCCCGTGGAGGCGAAGGACCGGGTCTTCCGGCCCCTCCTCCCCGAGGGGGCAAGCCTCCTCCGGGTGGAGGCCCGGGGGGCGGTCTTCGCAGAGGGGGACCGGGTGAGGGTGGGTTGCCCCGGGGGGGAGGTGGCCTTCGTGGTCCGCCTTCCCAAGCCCCCCGAGCCCGAAAGACCCCCGCAGGGAGAGGTGCGCTTCCGGGTGGTGGTGGCCCTGCCCGGCGGCGACCTCCCCGCCAAGGCCACCCTCCGCCTTGGGGACCTCGAGGCCCCCGTGGACGGGGAAAAGACCCTGGCCCTGCCCCAGGGCCGCTACCCCCTGGCCGTGCTCGCCGAAGGGGCCCGGGTGGAGGCCCCCAAGGAGGTGGAGGTCCTCCCCGGAAAGCGGCAGGAGGTCCTGGTGCGCCTCCTACCCGAGGTGGCCCTGAGCCTCGCCCCCGAGGAGGTCTACCTGCGGGTGGGCGAGGAGGGGGAGGTGGTCCTCACCGCCACCACCCCTTACCCGGGCCTCCTCCCCGCCGAGCTCTCCTTGGCCCTGCCGGAAGGGCTCGCCCCCCTGGGCGCCCCCAGGGCCCAGGGGCCCCTCACCAAGGACCGCCCCTTCCCCCTCAAGGTGCGCTTCCTGGCGGAGAAGGAGGGGACCTACGCCCTCCAAGGCCTCCTCGCCCCCTGGGGGCTTAG
This region of Thermus thermophilus genomic DNA includes:
- a CDS encoding DUF11 domain-containing protein yields the protein MKRAGLIGLLVALVLGLAYAMTPAGTAIQNQASASYIDSANQLRTTTSNLVTTIVQQVYAFTITPDGTEASPGQTKNALPGGQVVFNYVVTNNGNGTDTINLSTAQGTADDFNLLSPTIYRDTNCNGTLDAGETTPITSLTLGMGESACVLVVATIPASATSGQYGNLNLVGTDAAPSPITDNNNWARAVATTLAALTASKAASPAGSASPGGTITYTISGQNVGGSPAYGIPVTVDGTSKTGILIADTIPTGLIVNTMPTGSAGAGTVSIIYDSGAGWQTLTASALPLTGNGTVKIGMLIEGTGAFFPVGAGYTFSFTATVPPAASAGTSYANYATVQFDANGDGDANDPGETVSTNTTTNTVGASHNVAVGPYGYPEAGASGSYSVGGYTVARSGDTQTIASAYSGTTVVFRHTLKNTGNAADSFTLSFSGAPSGWACQLVADDLTTPISGPVGPIPAGGTYDFALKCAIPGSYTSTSPVNLTVTATSANDPSKQDTTTDTVSQVLLGYAVDLAQQGFAGDGDPTNDNPPAQSANPGQTVYFPVEVYNAGNNADNYTLTASVPTGWSAVFYPDTDCNGTPDGAPVTNTGVINPNQKRCFVAAVSVPSGTAPGANPVSFTATSTTVGTVSDTISSTVNVNLLAQVQLDPDRSGTVTSPGTITYTHTLLNNSNAPAYCDISGDGGSHGWTYQYSMDGTSWYGALADVYAAPNGGTQTIYVRVLVPAGEPVGRVDVNTVTAQCDVTTGTPDNSYEATDTATETTTIVGGELRLQKSVDKATAYPGETLTYTIVAENIGTGDLKKVIVADPIPAYTTFVSVSATATGFSGTYTVLYSTDGVTWSTSAPTSVPTGGSVYVGVDTNGDGNITDADLMPPAASITITLQVQVQGAF
- a CDS encoding aldehyde ferredoxin oxidoreductase C-terminal domain-containing protein; protein product: MWRSLRVDLKARKAYWQEVPPEEVALGGRYRTGQLLLEREAYRVDPLSPENPLVFAVGPLAGTGFSNANRTSVGTRSPLTLGIKEANGGGTFGYALGQLKLAHLVLEGESPEWVVLRLTRSGEVHFDPAQDLLGLGNFQAAKRLFAAYGQRIAFALLGPVGEYLGLLSGIAFSDIDGRPSRLAARGGVGAVMGRKRVKAIVVEVPGKAEVVDKPKVAEAIRRYARLLREDPLVMQFYNAIGTMGMADFQNAFGGLPVRNFREGRLAPPEEFRMGGQYIAPLNKARGGKHTHACMPGCVIQCSNVIVDEKGEEVVSPLEYETIGLLGTNCGLNDPDALARLNRLANDLGIDTIETGATLALLMEKGLAPWGDYAFMEGKLKALYTPSEEARFLAQGTARVGEALGLKRVPVIKRQAISAYDPRVVEATGITMMVTAQGADHTAGNAPRLETRAMKPEEILEASYTAQVNAAANDSLGLCVFGGSVTNKEVAFVVESVNAALGTAFTPAFWRELGEGVLRLEHRFNHLAGFTHEDDRLPAFFYEEPVPPKGHTARFRPEDLGPLYERLHREA